One window from the genome of Penaeus monodon isolate SGIC_2016 chromosome 2, NSTDA_Pmon_1, whole genome shotgun sequence encodes:
- the LOC119580057 gene encoding nuclear inhibitor of protein phosphatase 1-like isoform X1: MANHYEIPKWAGKPPVGLHLDVAKGDKLIQKLMIDEKKCYLFGRNPQLNDFCIDHASCSRVHCSLVYHKHLNMAFLVDLGSTHGTYIGNIRLEGNKPTQLPVNSTFHFGASTRMYTLRERPQTAPKPVMEELERMTEDSDGGLLGLPETETELDNLTEFNTAHNRRISMLGIGEDEPKQRGRKRHKFNVSFKDEEDVINPEDVDPSVGRFRNLVQTTVVPSKKRRLDIGGLVSSSSGRDEGLSRGMMQFQRNDNLYGDLPPEQHGHGGSHHSMFSSLLSSKLGLPLPNPAPEVSVDMVELAPPEPVAPEVPAHLQVAVDPDEPKKKKYAKEAWPGKKPTPSLLV; the protein is encoded by the exons ATGGCGAACCACTACGAAATTCCGAAGTG GGCAGGAAAACCACCTGTGGGTTTGCACTTAGATGTTGCAAAAGGAGATAAGCTTATACAG AAACTGATGATTGATGAGAAGAAGTGTTATCTCTTTGGTAGAAATCCCCAACTAAATGACTTTTGCATTGATCATGCATCCTGCTCGAGAGTCCACTGTTCCCTTGTTTATCATAAACACCTCAACATGGCCTTCCTGGTTGACCTTGGAAGCA CTCATGGAACATACATAGGAAATATCCGATTGGAGGGCAACAAGCCAACGCAGCTTCCAGTAAATTCCACCTTCCATTTTGGAGCTTCAACTAGAATGTACACTCTGCGTGAGAGACCACAGACAGCACCAAAGCCAGTAATGGAAGAGCTAGAGAGAATGACTGAAGACAGCGATGGAGGTTTGCTGGGTTTGCCAGAAACTGAAACAGAATTGGAT aATCTCACAGAATTTAATACTGCACATAATAGACGTATATCAATGTTGGGCATTGGGGAGGACGAACCTAAACAGAGAGGTCGTAAACGGCACAAATTTAATGTCAGTTTTAAAGATGAAGAGGATGTGATTAACCCTGAAGATGTTGATCCAAGTGTTGGAAGATTTAGAAATCTGGTCCAAACTACAGTGGTGCCTTCAAAA AAAAGAAGACTGGACATTGGCGGTCTTGTTTCCAGCAGCAGTGGACGTGATGAAGGGTTAAGTAGAGGTATGATGCAGTTTCAGCGAAATGATAATCTGTACGGAGACCTTCCTCCTGAGCAGCATGGGCACGGGGGGTCACATCACTCCATGTTCTCCTCTCTACTGTCTTCCAagcttggtttgcctcttccaaACCCTGCTCCAGAGGTCAGTGTTGATATG GTTGAACTGGCTCCTCCTGAACCAGTTGCCCCAGAGGTGCCTGCACATCTCCAAGTGGCTGTTGATCCCGACGAGCCCAAGAAGAAGAAGTATGCCAAGGAGGCTTGGCCGGGAAAGAAGCCCACACCTTCTCTTCTTGTTTAG
- the LOC119580057 gene encoding nuclear inhibitor of protein phosphatase 1-like isoform X2 encodes MANHYEIPKWAGKPPVGLHLDVAKGDKLIQKLMIDEKKCYLFGRNPQLNDFCIDHASCSRVHCSLVYHKHLNMAFLVDLGSTHGTYIGNIRLEGNKPTQLPVNSTFHFGASTRMYTLRERPQTAPKPVMEELERMTEDSDGGLLGLPETETELDNLTEFNTAHNRRISMLGIGEDEPKQRGRKRHKFNVSFKDEEDVINPEDVDPSVGRFRNLVQTTVVPSKKRRLDIGGLVSSSSGRDEGLSRGMMQFQRNDNLYGDLPPEQHGHGGSHHSMFSSLLSSKLGLPLPNPAPEVELAPPEPVAPEVPAHLQVAVDPDEPKKKKYAKEAWPGKKPTPSLLV; translated from the exons ATGGCGAACCACTACGAAATTCCGAAGTG GGCAGGAAAACCACCTGTGGGTTTGCACTTAGATGTTGCAAAAGGAGATAAGCTTATACAG AAACTGATGATTGATGAGAAGAAGTGTTATCTCTTTGGTAGAAATCCCCAACTAAATGACTTTTGCATTGATCATGCATCCTGCTCGAGAGTCCACTGTTCCCTTGTTTATCATAAACACCTCAACATGGCCTTCCTGGTTGACCTTGGAAGCA CTCATGGAACATACATAGGAAATATCCGATTGGAGGGCAACAAGCCAACGCAGCTTCCAGTAAATTCCACCTTCCATTTTGGAGCTTCAACTAGAATGTACACTCTGCGTGAGAGACCACAGACAGCACCAAAGCCAGTAATGGAAGAGCTAGAGAGAATGACTGAAGACAGCGATGGAGGTTTGCTGGGTTTGCCAGAAACTGAAACAGAATTGGAT aATCTCACAGAATTTAATACTGCACATAATAGACGTATATCAATGTTGGGCATTGGGGAGGACGAACCTAAACAGAGAGGTCGTAAACGGCACAAATTTAATGTCAGTTTTAAAGATGAAGAGGATGTGATTAACCCTGAAGATGTTGATCCAAGTGTTGGAAGATTTAGAAATCTGGTCCAAACTACAGTGGTGCCTTCAAAA AAAAGAAGACTGGACATTGGCGGTCTTGTTTCCAGCAGCAGTGGACGTGATGAAGGGTTAAGTAGAGGTATGATGCAGTTTCAGCGAAATGATAATCTGTACGGAGACCTTCCTCCTGAGCAGCATGGGCACGGGGGGTCACATCACTCCATGTTCTCCTCTCTACTGTCTTCCAagcttggtttgcctcttccaaACCCTGCTCCAGAG GTTGAACTGGCTCCTCCTGAACCAGTTGCCCCAGAGGTGCCTGCACATCTCCAAGTGGCTGTTGATCCCGACGAGCCCAAGAAGAAGAAGTATGCCAAGGAGGCTTGGCCGGGAAAGAAGCCCACACCTTCTCTTCTTGTTTAG